Proteins encoded within one genomic window of Candidatus Kapaibacterium sp.:
- a CDS encoding Crp/Fnr family transcriptional regulator, which yields MSISVDLLLSYGAIESKCPKNHEIFAEGESAKCFYQIKKGIVKMFTYNDQGNELIMGFFADNDSFGEPAIFGKFPYPCTAVSVIESTIMKIDIENFKELIKDNFAFHLELDKILSERVNYKSFLLKEVLNESTEHKILSIIDYFKLKSMKRYDDEGRIKPIYYIFPFTRNELAAMVGLRVETVIRHVRKLADLGQIVIKNRKIMRKY from the coding sequence ATGTCTATAAGTGTTGATTTGTTGTTGAGCTACGGGGCTATCGAAAGCAAATGCCCCAAAAACCATGAAATCTTTGCCGAAGGGGAATCGGCGAAATGCTTCTACCAAATCAAAAAGGGTATCGTTAAGATGTTCACCTACAACGACCAGGGCAACGAACTGATAATGGGATTCTTTGCGGATAACGACAGCTTCGGCGAACCGGCAATCTTCGGGAAGTTCCCTTACCCATGCACTGCGGTTTCGGTGATTGAATCTACAATCATGAAAATTGACATAGAAAATTTCAAAGAGCTAATCAAGGACAACTTTGCATTCCATCTCGAATTGGACAAAATCCTCAGCGAGCGAGTCAACTACAAATCCTTTTTGCTGAAGGAAGTGCTAAACGAATCCACAGAACACAAAATTCTGAGCATAATTGACTATTTCAAGTTGAAAAGTATGAAGCGTTACGACGACGAAGGCAGAATCAAACCCATATACTATATCTTCCCATTCACCCGGAATGAATTAGCGGCTATGGTCGGTTTGCGCGTCGAAACAGTAATCCGCCACGTCAGAAAATTAGCAGATTTGGGGCAAATCGTCATTAAAAATCGCAAAATTATGCGGAAGTATTGA
- the nosD gene encoding nitrous oxide reductase family maturation protein NosD translates to MKLLLSYCLIFLFAYAESLCIVHTITPKTKNSISEIISNANSGDTILIKKGYYKSRTILIDKPITIIGEKNTIIDAENTAELFVVKADNVSIIGLNLKNIVYNSLKDNSAILVENASNIKLKNNKIENSFFAVYIKRSNNIELHNNTIKGNSVKEALSGNAIHIWYCTNVIADKNNLSGHRDGIYIEFSKNCLITNNNSHNNLRYGLHFMFSDSCDYERNTFNHNGAGVAVMYSKYISMTYNNFSLNRGTASYGLLLKDISNSVINRNVFTSNTVGIYAEGTNRCMITENDFRNNAWALRFLSNCFDNTISFNNFYTNTFEFATNKGTFRNKMENNYWSSAKIFDLNRDGISDIPHRPMTLFAYLVETYSETLILNRSFFIKILNLSETLLPSITPKDIVDDRPLMAPHKYDKNR, encoded by the coding sequence ATGAAGCTCTTGCTATCATATTGCCTAATTTTTCTCTTTGCATATGCAGAGTCCCTCTGCATAGTTCATACAATTACACCCAAAACTAAGAATTCAATCTCGGAAATCATCAGTAATGCTAATTCGGGTGATACAATTTTAATTAAAAAGGGATACTACAAATCACGAACAATATTGATTGATAAACCAATAACGATTATTGGTGAAAAGAATACAATAATCGACGCCGAAAATACGGCGGAATTATTCGTCGTAAAAGCTGATAATGTCTCAATTATCGGACTCAATCTCAAAAACATAGTATATAACTCGCTCAAAGATAATTCTGCTATTTTAGTTGAAAATGCGAGTAATATTAAATTGAAAAATAATAAAATCGAAAACTCATTTTTTGCTGTTTATATAAAACGTTCCAATAACATCGAATTGCACAATAATACAATAAAAGGCAATTCAGTCAAGGAAGCCCTATCAGGGAATGCAATTCATATTTGGTATTGTACGAATGTGATAGCCGACAAAAACAATCTATCCGGACATCGAGACGGAATTTACATCGAATTTTCAAAAAATTGCCTGATTACGAATAATAACAGTCATAATAATTTGCGTTACGGATTGCATTTTATGTTTTCCGATAGTTGTGATTATGAGAGGAATACTTTCAATCACAATGGAGCGGGAGTTGCCGTAATGTACTCGAAATATATTTCAATGACATATAATAATTTTTCGCTCAATCGCGGGACGGCATCTTACGGCTTATTATTAAAAGATATTTCAAACAGTGTAATTAATCGGAATGTATTTACTTCGAACACTGTCGGGATATATGCCGAAGGGACAAATCGTTGCATGATTACCGAAAATGATTTTAGAAATAATGCTTGGGCTTTGCGATTTTTGTCTAATTGTTTCGATAATACAATCTCGTTTAACAATTTTTATACAAATACATTTGAATTTGCAACGAACAAAGGCACTTTCAGAAATAAAATGGAAAATAATTACTGGAGTTCGGCAAAGATTTTCGACTTGAATCGCGACGGAATAAGCGATATACCGCATCGTCCGATGACATTATTTGCATATTTAGTCGAGACTTATTCCGAAACATTAATTTTAAATAGAAGTTTTTTTATTAAAATCTTGAATCTGTCAGAAACCTTGTTGCCTTCGATAACACCAAAGGACATTGTTGACGATAGACCATTAATGGCACCGCATAAATATGATAAAAATAGATAA
- a CDS encoding cytochrome c, with product MKNRIKLYALIIVAATSTLFFVQCGGGDDAASNDPMKNKGIGPVKTVTIGEIDQTMVAEGKEIFDSKCSACHKMESKYIGPALKGVTERRTPEWIMNMILNPEEMLRKDPIAKQLMKEYSAPMANQGIKQDEARKMLEYFRTVK from the coding sequence ATGAAAAACAGGATTAAATTATACGCTTTAATAATAGTAGCTGCAACTTCGACATTGTTCTTTGTACAATGTGGTGGCGGAGACGATGCTGCTTCTAACGACCCGATGAAAAACAAGGGTATCGGACCGGTAAAAACGGTAACAATTGGAGAAATTGACCAGACTATGGTAGCTGAAGGCAAAGAAATTTTTGATTCAAAATGTTCAGCCTGCCATAAGATGGAATCGAAATATATAGGACCTGCACTGAAAGGTGTAACTGAAAGACGTACCCCCGAATGGATTATGAATATGATTCTCAATCCTGAGGAAATGCTAAGAAAAGACCCAATTGCCAAGCAGCTAATGAAAGAGTATTCGGCTCCAATGGCAAATCAAGGTATAAAGCAAGACGAAGCAAGAAAAATGTTGGAATATTTCAGAACTGTTAAATAA
- the nosZ gene encoding Sec-dependent nitrous-oxide reductase, whose translation MYRNYINLIALISFAMLTIALTSCGESKQSGAMTASGAAEKVYVAPGEYDEFYAFMSGGFSGQVSVYGLPSGRLFRVIPVFSQDAEKGYGYAEETKNMLMTSWGFVPWDDAHHPQLSRTNGVTDGRWLFINGNNTPRIARIDLTTFETAEIIEIPNSGGNHPSPYVTENTEYLVAGTRFSVPIPQEDVSINEYKEKFKGTLTFIKVEPTHGTMSVAFQLLMPGFDYDLATAGKGKSHGWSFFTSYNVEQANTLKEVNASQLDKDFITAVNWKKAEEYIAQGKGKVMKTSYLHNVYDESKQTTISYKKDEVLILTPEECPGVVYYIPTPKSPHGVDVDPTGNYIVGNGKLSADMSVYSFDKMMTTIENQDYETTIDGIPVLKYESVLDGIVLQPGLGPLHTEFDGNGFAYTTFFISSEIVKWKLDDKSVVDRVPCYYSVGHLMIPGGDTREPYGKYVIALNKITKDRYLPTGPELAHSAQLYDISGNKMELLLDFPTIGEPHYAQAIPASKIVPNSKQYFKIEENNHEHVTKKEADAKVVRKGDTVRIYMTTIRSHFVPDNIEGIKVGDKVFFHVTNLEQDWDVPHGFSVMGARNAELLIMPGQTRTLYWEPTRVGVYPFYCTDFCSALHQEMQGYVRVSPAGSNPEMKWWTGD comes from the coding sequence ATGTATAGAAATTATATTAATTTGATAGCATTGATTTCATTTGCAATGCTTACAATAGCTTTGACTTCTTGCGGCGAATCAAAGCAATCGGGCGCCATGACGGCATCCGGAGCCGCTGAAAAAGTTTATGTCGCCCCCGGTGAATATGACGAGTTTTATGCCTTTATGTCCGGCGGATTCAGCGGACAAGTCAGCGTCTATGGTTTGCCTTCCGGAAGATTGTTCCGCGTGATTCCGGTGTTTTCGCAAGATGCTGAAAAAGGCTACGGTTATGCAGAGGAAACAAAGAACATGCTGATGACATCTTGGGGATTTGTTCCTTGGGATGATGCTCACCATCCGCAATTATCGCGGACAAACGGTGTGACTGACGGCAGATGGCTGTTTATAAACGGGAATAACACTCCCAGAATAGCCAGAATAGATTTGACAACTTTCGAGACAGCCGAAATCATTGAAATTCCGAATTCCGGTGGCAATCACCCATCACCATATGTAACCGAGAACACGGAGTATCTCGTCGCAGGAACAAGATTTAGCGTTCCTATCCCACAAGAAGATGTATCTATAAATGAATACAAGGAAAAGTTCAAAGGTACACTTACATTCATCAAAGTTGAACCGACTCATGGCACTATGAGCGTTGCTTTCCAGCTACTTATGCCGGGTTTCGACTATGATTTGGCAACTGCCGGCAAGGGCAAATCACACGGTTGGTCTTTTTTCACAAGCTACAACGTCGAGCAAGCAAATACTTTGAAAGAAGTCAATGCATCGCAACTTGACAAGGATTTCATCACAGCAGTGAATTGGAAAAAAGCGGAAGAATACATTGCCCAAGGCAAGGGAAAAGTGATGAAAACATCGTATTTACATAATGTATATGACGAAAGCAAACAAACAACAATTTCATACAAAAAAGACGAAGTGCTGATTTTAACACCTGAAGAATGCCCGGGAGTTGTGTATTATATTCCGACACCGAAATCTCCACACGGCGTTGATGTTGACCCAACAGGCAATTATATTGTTGGTAATGGCAAATTATCAGCAGATATGTCGGTATATTCATTTGACAAAATGATGACTACAATCGAAAATCAAGATTATGAAACTACGATTGACGGAATTCCTGTTTTGAAATACGAATCAGTTTTGGACGGAATTGTATTGCAACCGGGCTTAGGACCATTACATACCGAATTTGATGGCAATGGATTTGCGTACACAACATTCTTTATTTCATCGGAAATCGTAAAATGGAAATTGGACGATAAATCAGTCGTTGATAGAGTGCCATGTTATTATTCAGTAGGTCACTTGATGATTCCCGGTGGCGACACGAGAGAACCATACGGAAAATATGTTATTGCATTGAATAAAATAACTAAGGACAGATATTTGCCTACAGGACCGGAATTAGCACATTCGGCACAATTATATGACATTTCGGGCAATAAAATGGAACTTTTGCTCGATTTCCCGACAATTGGTGAACCGCATTACGCACAGGCAATACCTGCATCGAAAATTGTACCTAACTCTAAGCAATATTTCAAAATTGAAGAAAACAATCACGAACACGTTACGAAAAAAGAAGCTGATGCAAAAGTAGTTCGAAAAGGTGATACAGTACGTATTTACATGACAACAATTCGCAGTCACTTTGTTCCCGATAATATCGAAGGCATCAAAGTTGGCGATAAAGTATTCTTCCATGTTACAAACTTAGAACAAGATTGGGACGTTCCACACGGATTTTCTGTGATGGGAGCTCGTAATGCTGAATTGTTGATTATGCCCGGACAAACCAGAACATTGTACTGGGAACCGACAAGAGTGGGCGTATATCCATTCTATTGCACAGATTTCTGCTCTGCATTACATCAAGAGATGCAAGGTTATGTAAGAGTTTCACCCGCAGGAAGCAATCCTGAGATGAAATGGTGGACCGGCGACTAA
- a CDS encoding T9SS type A sorting domain-containing protein: protein MKRIFLCILILMALAPSLNSQEIIQRNIYDYAPDERLWDNSYVLDYIDGNKLFIYTTVKPNEPNRLKIILINTLGDTIKSLNSDKNIRIFDVFIEKDGKIKILGNFSVRDDFGLISHISPTYLELDKELNIINEATSALIQSFTYIPYFFSNDGNEIFNPEYIQSEDNLYMNRYYVNLELKERKKINLTPLKIPNTITSVRMERYNSGHYVIINEQTGGFPHRYNKINLLKIDEILTPKSLIKYGDSLYTAFFINSNPNGEFLIRYNEVNLNIYKKTFLNAYDNNLKLKYTSDTLNPTSDSPDNSIFKTAHILNEASTVMLHEKRPDYEQLVRKYDNSGKAEYEFTLMSFVGDTASLDFTKFHDSNDNLVYLSAQYGYQGYNWDSEKYPGAHFKTALYVIGDPASVEDNRDFTHNFHIYPNPSRDLINLGALNECHPINKQIDIYNLLGEKVLSILNNENPFLTVDISNLGIGTYFVRCGTCTGYFFIFE, encoded by the coding sequence ATGAAACGAATATTCTTATGCATTCTAATTTTAATGGCTTTGGCACCAAGTCTTAATTCTCAAGAAATCATTCAAAGAAATATATATGATTATGCTCCTGATGAGCGTTTGTGGGATAATAGTTATGTATTAGATTATATTGATGGTAATAAATTATTCATTTATACCACTGTGAAGCCAAATGAACCAAACAGACTAAAAATTATACTAATCAATACATTAGGTGACACTATTAAATCACTGAATTCTGATAAAAACATAAGAATTTTTGATGTTTTTATAGAAAAAGATGGTAAAATTAAAATATTAGGTAACTTTAGCGTTCGTGACGATTTTGGCTTAATATCTCACATTTCACCTACATATTTGGAGCTTGATAAGGAATTGAATATTATAAATGAAGCCACAAGCGCTCTAATCCAGAGTTTCACATACATTCCATATTTTTTTTCAAATGATGGCAATGAAATTTTCAATCCCGAATACATTCAAAGCGAAGATAATTTATATATGAATCGATATTATGTGAATTTGGAATTGAAAGAAAGAAAAAAAATCAATTTGACACCACTGAAAATTCCCAATACTATTACCTCAGTTCGTATGGAAAGATATAATTCCGGACATTATGTAATTATCAACGAACAAACCGGGGGATTTCCACATAGATATAACAAAATAAACTTACTAAAAATTGACGAAATTTTGACACCAAAATCATTGATTAAGTATGGTGATTCTCTCTATACTGCTTTTTTTATCAATTCCAACCCAAATGGAGAATTTTTAATTCGATATAATGAAGTTAACTTAAATATTTATAAGAAAACTTTTCTTAACGCATATGATAATAATTTAAAATTGAAATATACTTCAGACACATTAAATCCAACTTCTGATTCTCCTGATAATTCAATTTTCAAAACTGCCCATATTTTGAATGAAGCTTCAACTGTAATGTTGCATGAAAAACGCCCTGATTATGAGCAGTTAGTAAGAAAATATGATAATAGTGGAAAAGCCGAATACGAATTTACACTTATGTCCTTTGTTGGGGATACTGCGTCACTTGATTTTACAAAATTTCACGATTCAAATGACAACTTGGTATATCTTTCTGCTCAATATGGCTATCAAGGGTATAATTGGGACAGTGAAAAATATCCTGGTGCTCATTTCAAAACAGCTCTTTACGTCATTGGCGACCCTGCGAGTGTTGAAGATAATAGAGATTTCACGCACAATTTTCATATTTATCCAAACCCCTCACGAGATTTGATTAACTTAGGTGCACTGAATGAATGCCACCCGATTAATAAACAAATTGATATTTACAACTTGCTTGGCGAAAAAGTTTTATCTATACTGAATAATGAAAACCCGTTTTTGACTGTTGACATCTCAAATTTGGGTATAGGAACATATTTTGTAAGATGTGGCACATGTACCGGATATTTCTTCATATTTGAATAG
- a CDS encoding nitrous oxide reductase accessory protein NosL codes for MKYLLLIMIVILAACSPEPEAINYGHDNCEYCKMTIMDPKFGAEVVTQKGKVFKFDAIECMMDYMYDDDFTKDKIALYLINTFNNPGELFDATIASYLISDNLPSPMGAFLSGYEDLTTAEAMYAEKDGQLYDWHSLNELFKARFELINPDNNYK; via the coding sequence ATGAAATATTTATTATTAATTATGATTGTAATATTAGCGGCATGTTCGCCGGAGCCTGAAGCAATTAACTACGGACACGACAATTGCGAATATTGCAAAATGACTATCATGGACCCGAAATTCGGAGCCGAAGTGGTCACACAAAAGGGTAAAGTCTTTAAATTCGATGCGATAGAATGTATGATGGACTACATGTATGATGATGATTTTACGAAAGATAAAATCGCATTATATTTAATCAATACATTCAATAATCCGGGCGAATTATTCGATGCAACTATTGCTTCATATTTAATTAGCGATAATTTGCCAAGCCCTATGGGAGCATTTTTGAGCGGATACGAAGACCTTACGACAGCAGAAGCAATGTATGCCGAAAAAGACGGACAATTATACGACTGGCATTCGCTCAATGAATTATTTAAAGCAAGATTTGAATTAATCAATCCGGATAATAATTATAAATGA